One Setaria viridis chromosome 5, Setaria_viridis_v4.0, whole genome shotgun sequence genomic region harbors:
- the LOC117855897 gene encoding protein trichome berefringence-like 7 isoform X2 has protein sequence MVSGSFSRSTSARLAARGGVGSPRVSTPGAAHRNWWAAAPSGPSIERIALAFLLASLALVLSCALYLYFFRHPGRDRVVAEFAGESLESCDVFDGIWVPDERYPLYNSSRCPFAERGFNCLANGRKDTEFLKWRWKPRGCNLPRFSARAVLEWLRGKRVVFVGDSMSRTQWESFICMLMTGVDDPKTVYEVNGNQISKTIRFLGVRFESFNLSVEFFRSVFLVQQIPALRHGRRRVRAILKLDKLDDLSQKWADSDVLIFNSGHWWTASKLFDMGCYFEAGGVLKLGTSINAAFKMALETWASWVKERVDLRRTRVFFRTYEPSHWSGLNQKVCEVTEQPTTEAKGNDRREFGDILADVVANTSVPVTVLNVTLMGAFRSDAHIGLWSHPNTILDCSHWCLPGVPDAWNELVFSHLLTNGWRGLVS, from the exons aTGGTGAGCGGGAGCTTCAGCCGGAGCACATCGGCGCGGCTCGCAGCGAGGGGCGGCGTCGGGAGCCCGCGGGTCTCGACGCCGGGGGCCGCGCACCGGAactggtgggcggcggcgccgtcggggcCGTCGATCGAGCGCATCGCCTTGGCGTTCTTACTGGCCTCCCTAGCGCTGGTGCTTTCCTGCGCGCTGTACCTCTACTTCTTCCGGCACCCGGGCCGGGACCGTGTGGTCGCCGAGTTCGCCGGCGAGAGCCTCGAGTCCTGCGACGTGTTCGACGGCATCTGGGTGCCGGATGAGAGGTACCCCTTGTACAACAGCTCCCGGTGCCCGTTTGCAGAGAGGGGGTTCAATTGCCTGGCCAATGGGAGGAAGGATACCGAGTTCCTTAAGTGGAGGTGGAAGCCTAGGGGATGCAATTTACCGCGGTTCAGTGCCCGGGCTGTGCTGGAGTGGCTGAGAGGGAAGAGGGTCGTGTTTGTGGGGGATTCCATGAGCCGAACGCAGTGGGAGTCCTTCATTTGCATGCTCATGACTGGGGTGGATGATCCGAAGACGGTTTATGAGGTTAATGGCAACCAAATCTCAAAGACAATCCGATTTTTAGGAGTGAGGTTTGAGTCGTTCAACCTTAGTGTGGAGTTCTTCCGGTCTGTGTTCCTTGTGCAGCAGATTCCCGCGCTGCGGCACGGGCGCAGAAGGGTCCGTGCCATCCTCAAGCTTGATAAGTTGGATGACTTAAGTCAGAAATGGGCTGATTCAGATGTGCTTATTTTCAACTCAGGGCATTGGTGGACTGCCAGCAAATTATTTGACAT GGGTTGCTATTTTGAGGCTGGAGGTGTGCTTAAACTGGGAACTTCCATTAATGCTGCTTTCAAAATGGCACTGGAAACTTGGGCTTCATGGGTGAAAGAAAGAGTTGATTTAAGACGAACACGTGTGTTCTTCCGGACATATGAACCATCTCATTGGAG TGGCTTAAATCAAAAGGTTTGTGAAGTAACAGAACAACCTACAACTGAGGCCAAAGGAAATGACAGGAGAGAATTTGGGGATATACTTGCTGATGTTGTAGCGAATACAAGTGTCCCTGTCACCGTACTAAATGTGACCTTGATGGGGGCCTTCAGAAGTGATGCTCATATTGGCCTTTGGAGTCATCCTAATACCATACTTGATTGCAGCCACTGGTGCCTTCCTGGAGTCCCAGATGCTTGGAATGAACTTGTATTTTCCCACCTGTTGACAAATG GTTGGCGAGGGCTGGTTAGCTGA
- the LOC117855897 gene encoding protein trichome berefringence-like 7 isoform X1 codes for MVSGSFSRSTSARLAARGGVGSPRVSTPGAAHRNWWAAAPSGPSIERIALAFLLASLALVLSCALYLYFFRHPGRDRVVAEFAGESLESCDVFDGIWVPDERYPLYNSSRCPFAERGFNCLANGRKDTEFLKWRWKPRGCNLPRFSARAVLEWLRGKRVVFVGDSMSRTQWESFICMLMTGVDDPKTVYEVNGNQISKTIRFLGVRFESFNLSVEFFRSVFLVQQIPALRHGRRRVRAILKLDKLDDLSQKWADSDVLIFNSGHWWTASKLFDICSPSSCIDIYFIYLGYSSLIFANRGCYFEAGGVLKLGTSINAAFKMALETWASWVKERVDLRRTRVFFRTYEPSHWSGLNQKVCEVTEQPTTEAKGNDRREFGDILADVVANTSVPVTVLNVTLMGAFRSDAHIGLWSHPNTILDCSHWCLPGVPDAWNELVFSHLLTNGWRGLVS; via the exons aTGGTGAGCGGGAGCTTCAGCCGGAGCACATCGGCGCGGCTCGCAGCGAGGGGCGGCGTCGGGAGCCCGCGGGTCTCGACGCCGGGGGCCGCGCACCGGAactggtgggcggcggcgccgtcggggcCGTCGATCGAGCGCATCGCCTTGGCGTTCTTACTGGCCTCCCTAGCGCTGGTGCTTTCCTGCGCGCTGTACCTCTACTTCTTCCGGCACCCGGGCCGGGACCGTGTGGTCGCCGAGTTCGCCGGCGAGAGCCTCGAGTCCTGCGACGTGTTCGACGGCATCTGGGTGCCGGATGAGAGGTACCCCTTGTACAACAGCTCCCGGTGCCCGTTTGCAGAGAGGGGGTTCAATTGCCTGGCCAATGGGAGGAAGGATACCGAGTTCCTTAAGTGGAGGTGGAAGCCTAGGGGATGCAATTTACCGCGGTTCAGTGCCCGGGCTGTGCTGGAGTGGCTGAGAGGGAAGAGGGTCGTGTTTGTGGGGGATTCCATGAGCCGAACGCAGTGGGAGTCCTTCATTTGCATGCTCATGACTGGGGTGGATGATCCGAAGACGGTTTATGAGGTTAATGGCAACCAAATCTCAAAGACAATCCGATTTTTAGGAGTGAGGTTTGAGTCGTTCAACCTTAGTGTGGAGTTCTTCCGGTCTGTGTTCCTTGTGCAGCAGATTCCCGCGCTGCGGCACGGGCGCAGAAGGGTCCGTGCCATCCTCAAGCTTGATAAGTTGGATGACTTAAGTCAGAAATGGGCTGATTCAGATGTGCTTATTTTCAACTCAGGGCATTGGTGGACTGCCAGCAAATTATTTGACAT ATGTAGCCCATCGAGCTGCATTGATATCTACTTCATATATCTCGGATATTCAAGCTTGATCTTTGCAAACAGGGGTTGCTATTTTGAGGCTGGAGGTGTGCTTAAACTGGGAACTTCCATTAATGCTGCTTTCAAAATGGCACTGGAAACTTGGGCTTCATGGGTGAAAGAAAGAGTTGATTTAAGACGAACACGTGTGTTCTTCCGGACATATGAACCATCTCATTGGAG TGGCTTAAATCAAAAGGTTTGTGAAGTAACAGAACAACCTACAACTGAGGCCAAAGGAAATGACAGGAGAGAATTTGGGGATATACTTGCTGATGTTGTAGCGAATACAAGTGTCCCTGTCACCGTACTAAATGTGACCTTGATGGGGGCCTTCAGAAGTGATGCTCATATTGGCCTTTGGAGTCATCCTAATACCATACTTGATTGCAGCCACTGGTGCCTTCCTGGAGTCCCAGATGCTTGGAATGAACTTGTATTTTCCCACCTGTTGACAAATG GTTGGCGAGGGCTGGTTAGCTGA